From the genome of Papaver somniferum cultivar HN1 chromosome 2, ASM357369v1, whole genome shotgun sequence, one region includes:
- the LOC113346855 gene encoding protein CUP-SHAPED COTYLEDON 3-like, whose protein sequence is MKMMLATMGGGGGDFLSEVHLDDVNEQGLPPGFRFHPTDEELITFYLASKVFSGSFCGIEIAEVDLNRCEPWELPEIAKMGEREWYFFSLRDRKYPTGLRTNRATEAGYWKATGKDREVYSASNGALLGMKKTLVFYKGRAPRGEKTKWVMHEYRLDGNFSYRHASSKEEWVICRIVHKPGGEKKTPFYFAHHHHHNYLVEVASPLHQHHSSNTLPPLLESPTKLLEAQPLQVFQEPYFMNQDSDIGTLVNPASNPHQIVPNNMAVNSNNIQPFSSLSSNCSNNISSALFKSLLSHHQDCMSKEEPSFHTKQFIKPDTNLNSYFQQLDGGASNLNWLDKIQNQNPWQHSFSSSSSLSFETGYGALGFCTDHPNTIQEMSTSVAFSRAI, encoded by the exons atgaagatgatgttagCAACCatgggaggaggaggaggagattttTTAAGTGAAGTTCATTTAGATGATGTGAATGAACAAGGGTTACCTCCTGGTTTTAGATTTCATCCAACTGATGAAGAGCTTATTACTTTTTACTTAGCTTCAAAAGTATTCAGTGGAAGTTTTTGTGGTATTGAAATAGCCGAAGTTGATCTTAACAGATGTGAACCATGGGAACTTCCTG AGATAGCTAAGATGGGAGAAAGAGAGTGGTATTTCTTCAGTTTAAGAGATAGGAAATATCCAACAGGGTTGAGAACAAACAGAGCAACTGAAGCTGGGTACTGGAAAGCAACTGGAAAAGATAGAGAAGTTTATAGTGCTTCTAATGGTGCTTTACTAGGTATGAAGAAAACACTTGTTTTCTACAAAGGAAGAGCTCCTCGTGGTGAGAAAACTAAATGGGTCATGCATGAATATCGCCTGGACGGCAACTTCTCTTACCGTCACGCTTCCTCTAAG GAAGAGTGGGTTATTTGTAGAATTGTTCATAAACCAGGAGGAGAGAAGAAAACACCATTTTATTttgctcatcatcatcatcacaactaCCTTGTTGAAGTTGCTTCACCTCTTCATCAGCATCACTCCAGCAACACTTTGCCTCCacttcttgaatctccaacaaaaTTACTTGAAGCACAACCGTTACAAGTATTTCAGGAACCTTACTTCATGAACCAAGACAGTGACATTGGAACTTTAGTAAACCCAGCTTCAAACCCTCATCAGATAGTACCCAACAATATGGCAGTGAATAGTAATAATATTCAACCTTTCTCTTCCTTGTCATCTAACTGCAGCAACAACATCTCATCAGCTCTCTTCAAAAGTTTGCTTTCACATCATCAAGATTGCATGTCAAAGGAAGAACCGAGTTTTCATACTAAACAGTTTATAAAACCCGATACGAACTTGAATTCTTATTTTCAACAACTAGATGGTGGAGCTAGTAATTTGAACTGGCTAGACAAAATTCAGAACCAAAATCCATGGCAGCACAGTTTCTCTTCATCCTCCTCATTGTCTTTTGAAACGGGTTATGGTGCTTTAGGGTTCTGCACTGATCATCCAAATACAATTCAAGAGATGTCTACTTCAGTTGCTTTCAGCAGGGCTATCTAG